In Deefgea piscis, the DNA window TCGATTGGAAAGTAAAACCCCGCGAAGACTTGCGTGGTCGTACGGTCATTATTGTTGATGATATTCTCGATGAGGGTCATACCTTGGCCGCCATCGTTGAATATTGCAAGCAACAAGGTGCTAGTGCTGTGCACGTTGCGGTGTTGATTGATAAAAAACACGATCGCAAAGCACCAGGAATTAAGGCCGACTTTGTTGGTCTTGAAGTAGAAGATCGCTTCTTGTTTGGTTGTGGTATGGATTATCAGGGTTACTGGCGTAATACTTTAGCGATTTATGCGGTAAAAGGGCTGTAATCCCGCATTGGTGCGTGTTGCAGCCATGGAGACATCATGGGCAACAGCACCGATATCGTTGTTAAGCATTATCGACAAATTTTGATTTGGCCATTGCAATTAATGCCTTTGCCTGAGGTAAGGGGGCGAAGTCGTGCGATGGGGCGTCACTGGGAAGTGATGTCAGCGATGTCCGCTGCAGGCTCGCCTTGGCAACCCAGGCCAACGGAATTTGATGGCGACCCAGCCGAATTTAAAGAACGGCACTATCGAGAATTTGTCACTTTTTTACCGTATGTGCAGCGTTTTTTGTACGGGGAAGGGCGTAGTGAAGCCGGTGATGCTGCTAATTATGGGCACTCACCCATGCACGTCTTTCGTCGTAAAGATATTCAACAGGTCTTAATGGTCTTTAAAGATGGTAAAACACACCATTTTAAAGTGATCCATTTAGACCTGTATTTTTTTTACGATCTTGATGTTGTTATTTTGGCGATGGAATTGGGGGGTGACAATTTATCGTTAAGGCGGGTGCAAGATGCCATGTTTCGTTTTGGTCGTACCTTTCCCGCCCAATGGGATGAAAACGAAACTGCAACGAGTTGTATGCGCAAAGTGGCTTGGCTCGACGCCGCTGGTGAAGTGATTGCCTCCAGTGATTACGAAGATCGAACAGGTTATTTGCAGCATATGGGGCAATTTTGCGCCCCCAAAATGGCATCCCATTGGGAATATTTGCTTAGCCCTTTGGTGATGCACCATTCTAATGCGGTGGGCGATTTACGCTACCGACAAATCGAATACCATCGAATGCCGATGTTGGCCTACCTGTCATTCGAGAACCCTTTTGCGCTGTCGGACGAAGATTTTTATCGGTTAGGTACGGTCAGTCGACCGAGCGACATGGATGCACTGCCTTTTTCTAGCAAGGTGTTTGCGGCTTTTGAGGCTGATTGCTGCTACGATCGATTTTGGATTCCAGAAAATAACAGTCCCATGGCCTCAACACGGTTGATGTGTAATGGTCACGCGTTTGTGATGGTGGGTATGGCGGGTAATCCATTCTTTGTTGATCCTTATACGGGTTCTTTAGGGCAATTTCGGCATCAATATTTTTTGCTGACACTGATCGCCCACTTTCACAAAGCTTCGTTATTGATGTTTTCTG includes these proteins:
- a CDS encoding hypoxanthine-guanine phosphoribosyltransferase; its protein translation is MQLPEARTILDNADCLHNEAEVQAALDQMGEAMCATLAHTNPIVYTVLNGGLIVSGHLLPRLRFPLEISYMHATRYRNETSGGELDWKVKPREDLRGRTVIIVDDILDEGHTLAAIVEYCKQQGASAVHVAVLIDKKHDRKAPGIKADFVGLEVEDRFLFGCGMDYQGYWRNTLAIYAVKGL
- a CDS encoding CorA family divalent cation transporter, which encodes MGNSTDIVVKHYRQILIWPLQLMPLPEVRGRSRAMGRHWEVMSAMSAAGSPWQPRPTEFDGDPAEFKERHYREFVTFLPYVQRFLYGEGRSEAGDAANYGHSPMHVFRRKDIQQVLMVFKDGKTHHFKVIHLDLYFFYDLDVVILAMELGGDNLSLRRVQDAMFRFGRTFPAQWDENETATSCMRKVAWLDAAGEVIASSDYEDRTGYLQHMGQFCAPKMASHWEYLLSPLVMHHSNAVGDLRYRQIEYHRMPMLAYLSFENPFALSDEDFYRLGTVSRPSDMDALPFSSKVFAAFEADCCYDRFWIPENNSPMASTRLMCNGHAFVMVGMAGNPFFVDPYTGSLGQFRHQYFLLTLIAHFHKASLLMFSDRLAVALAKLNVQDEISIRNFKRETRLLQAAFLRFTQRYWFREVSNQAISSQLFLMLKRHLDTETLYSDVRESVQAMSQYLENEDLRRQADTVVRLTVVTILGLVGTTITGFLGMNLFALAEESGWHRLWYFIGVSIPITILILFTVAKSKSLSEFLDVLSDDRVLWVSKFKQFLHIKTRS